From a single Tachypleus tridentatus isolate NWPU-2018 chromosome 6, ASM421037v1, whole genome shotgun sequence genomic region:
- the LOC143254597 gene encoding uncharacterized protein LOC143254597, protein MIMRILVSCGLLLLMVFVRTDGYGGGAGWEDDVYLVKKIKKVVPVPHPVPVPKIIPIPKFVKVFKPLAIGHPVKVPHIIHKFHHIPKVVPVGKIVPIYKYIPIPTHVGFPVPVRVPKPYVVHVPKPFPVKKHVPVHVPVKIPKPVVVPVHKEVPVPVHVKVPVEVPIVKKVPYYVKKPVPIYEEEGWGWD, encoded by the exons ATGATTATGAGGATATTAGTTTCGTGTGGACTACTGCTGTTAATGGTTTTTGTAAGAACTGATGGCTACGGCGGGGGAGCTGGATGGGAGGATGACGTCTATCTTGTAAAGAAGATCAAAAAAGTTGTTCCCGTTCCCCATCCTGTACCTGTTCCAAAGATCATTCCTATTCCCAAGTTTGTGAAAGTTTTCAAACCTTTAGCTATAGGCCATCCTGTCAAAGTTCCACACATCATCCATAAATTTCATCACATTCCCAAAGTTGTACCTGTTGGAAAAATCGTCCCTATCTATAAGTATATTCCCATTCCCACGCATGTTGGATTTCCAGTGCCAGTCAGGGTACCTAAGCCTTACGTTGTTCACGTTCCGAAACCATTCCCTGTAAAAAAGCATGTGCCAGTGCATGTTCCTGTAAAAATACCAAAACCTGTCGTCGTGCCTGTACACAAGGAAGTCCCGGTCCCTGTTCATGTGAAAGTTCCAGTTGAGGTTCCTATTGTGAAAAAAGTCCCTTATTATGTCAAGAAACCTGTACCTATCTA TGAGGAAGAAGGATGGGGTTGGGATTAG